One genomic segment of Protaetiibacter intestinalis includes these proteins:
- a CDS encoding YggS family pyridoxal phosphate-dependent enzyme produces the protein MDSEPPLAERLAAVDAGIADAARAAGRDPGELTRIVVTKFHPASLVRELAALGVRDVGENRHQEAQAKAAETSELGLRWHFVGQLQSNKARAVRGYAAAVHSLDRDSLVDALAAPDAPPLDGFLEIDLSGEPGRGGADPADAERLAERVLATPGLRLAGVMAVAPLGQEARPAFARLREVSERIRALSPGADRISAGMSGDYAEAILEGATHLRIGTAITGKRPIPG, from the coding sequence GTGGACTCCGAGCCGCCCCTCGCCGAACGGCTCGCGGCCGTCGACGCCGGCATCGCGGATGCCGCGCGCGCGGCCGGCCGCGACCCCGGCGAGCTCACGCGCATCGTCGTCACGAAGTTCCACCCGGCATCCCTCGTGCGCGAGCTCGCCGCCCTCGGCGTGCGCGACGTCGGCGAGAACCGGCACCAGGAGGCGCAGGCGAAGGCCGCCGAGACATCCGAGCTGGGACTGCGCTGGCACTTCGTCGGCCAGCTGCAGAGCAACAAGGCCCGCGCCGTGCGCGGCTACGCGGCCGCCGTGCACTCGCTCGACCGCGACTCGCTCGTCGACGCCCTCGCCGCGCCCGACGCCCCGCCGCTCGACGGTTTCCTCGAGATCGACCTCTCGGGCGAACCCGGCCGCGGCGGCGCCGACCCCGCCGACGCGGAGCGACTCGCCGAGCGCGTGCTCGCCACTCCGGGGCTGCGGCTCGCGGGCGTGATGGCCGTCGCGCCGCTCGGGCAGGAGGCCCGTCCGGCCTTCGCCCGGCTCCGCGAGGTCTCGGAGCGCATCCGCGCCCTCTCGCCCGGTGCGGACCGCATCTCGGCGGGCATGTCGGGCGACTACGCGGAGGCCATCCTCGAGGGCGCGACACACCTGCGGATCGGCACGGCAATCACGGGAAAGCGACCGATCCCCGGTTAA
- the ftsZ gene encoding cell division protein FtsZ produces the protein MTSNQNYLAVIKVVGIGGGGVNAVNRMIELGLRGVEFIAINTDAQALLMSDADVKLDVGRELTRGLGAGADPEVGRRAAEDHAEEIEEALTGADMVFVTAGEGGGTGTGGAPVVARIAKSIGALTIGVVTKPFGFEGKRRQAQAEVGVAALKNEVDTLIVVPNDRLLEISDRGISMLEAFSTADQVLLAGVQGITDLITTPGLINLDFADVKSVMQGAGSALMGIGASRGADRAIKAAELAVASPLLEASIDGAHGVLLSIQGGSNLGIFEINDAARLVQEAVHPEANIIFGAVIDDTLGDEVRVTVIAAGFDGGEPIVRPAQPEKRSSYVEAPVPVAVGAAGATPEVPDAEGWSREPEVPVVASLEDFDDDADLDIPDFLK, from the coding sequence GTGACTTCGAACCAGAACTACCTCGCCGTCATCAAGGTCGTCGGTATCGGCGGCGGTGGCGTGAACGCGGTGAACCGGATGATCGAGCTCGGCCTGCGCGGCGTCGAGTTCATCGCCATCAACACCGACGCCCAGGCGCTGCTCATGAGCGACGCCGACGTCAAGCTCGACGTGGGCCGTGAGCTCACCCGCGGACTCGGCGCGGGCGCCGATCCCGAGGTCGGCCGACGCGCCGCCGAAGACCACGCGGAGGAGATCGAGGAGGCCCTGACCGGCGCCGACATGGTCTTCGTGACCGCGGGCGAGGGCGGCGGCACCGGCACGGGCGGCGCGCCCGTCGTCGCGCGCATCGCGAAGTCCATCGGCGCCCTCACGATCGGCGTCGTCACCAAGCCCTTCGGCTTCGAGGGCAAGCGCCGCCAGGCGCAGGCCGAGGTGGGCGTCGCGGCGCTCAAGAACGAGGTCGACACGCTCATCGTCGTGCCGAACGACCGCCTCCTCGAGATCAGCGACCGCGGCATCTCGATGCTCGAGGCCTTCTCGACCGCCGACCAGGTGCTCCTCGCCGGTGTGCAGGGCATCACCGACCTCATCACGACCCCCGGCCTCATCAACCTCGACTTCGCCGACGTCAAGTCGGTCATGCAGGGCGCTGGCTCCGCGCTCATGGGCATCGGCGCGAGCCGGGGGGCCGACCGCGCCATCAAGGCGGCCGAGCTCGCCGTGGCCTCGCCGCTCCTCGAGGCCTCGATCGACGGCGCGCACGGCGTGCTGCTGTCGATCCAGGGCGGGTCGAACCTCGGCATCTTCGAGATCAACGACGCGGCCCGCCTCGTGCAGGAGGCCGTGCACCCCGAGGCGAACATCATCTTCGGCGCCGTCATCGACGACACCCTCGGCGACGAGGTGCGCGTCACGGTCATCGCGGCCGGATTCGACGGCGGCGAGCCGATCGTGCGTCCCGCGCAGCCCGAGAAGCGCAGCAGCTACGTCGAGGCCCCCGTACCGGTCGCGGTCGGAGCGGCGGGCGCGACGCCCGAGGTGCCGGACGCCGAGGGCTGGTCCCGCGAGCCCGAGGTGCCCGTGGTGGCCTCGCTCGAGGACTTCGACGACGACGCCGACCTGGACATCCCCGACTTCCTGAAGTAG